In Idiomarina sp. PL1-037, a single genomic region encodes these proteins:
- the murU gene encoding N-acetylmuramate alpha-1-phosphate uridylyltransferase MurU, with amino-acid sequence MRAMILAAGRGSRMRPLTDNQPKPLLPVAGKPLLGYHLEKLANAGVNEVVINHAWHGEQIEDFVGDGSQWGLQVSFSKEPEGGLETAGGIIKALPLLGDDPFWVINGDIWTDWDYSDLPTRLDEEQLGHLVMVDNPVHHQDGDFVIEHGVLVNEIREGQQTKTFSGVGLYRKELLAPYPEGKQPLKPFFDRAIDKKQLAASHLGGFWTDVGTPERLHQLNQRLEK; translated from the coding sequence ATGAGAGCGATGATTTTAGCTGCCGGACGGGGCAGTCGAATGCGCCCGTTAACGGATAATCAACCAAAGCCTTTGTTACCCGTGGCGGGCAAACCATTGCTAGGTTACCACCTGGAAAAGCTGGCAAATGCAGGTGTTAATGAGGTGGTTATTAATCACGCCTGGCATGGTGAGCAAATTGAAGATTTTGTCGGGGACGGCAGCCAGTGGGGTCTGCAGGTTTCTTTTTCGAAGGAACCTGAAGGCGGACTTGAAACCGCAGGCGGTATTATTAAAGCTTTGCCTTTACTCGGAGATGACCCGTTTTGGGTTATCAATGGCGATATCTGGACCGACTGGGACTACAGCGATTTACCAACGCGCTTAGACGAAGAGCAACTAGGGCATTTAGTTATGGTGGATAACCCGGTTCATCATCAAGACGGTGATTTTGTCATTGAACATGGGGTGTTGGTCAATGAAATCAGAGAAGGCCAACAAACGAAAACTTTTTCCGGTGTGGGCCTGTACCGCAAAGAACTTCTGGCGCCATACCCTGAAGGGAAGCAACCATTAAAGCCGTTTTTTGACAGGGCAATAGATAAAAAGCAACTGGCAGCAAGCCATCTGGGTGGATTTTGGACAGACGTAGGTACGCCGGAGCGCCTGCATCAACTTAACCAGCGGTTGGAGAAATAA
- a CDS encoding aminoglycoside phosphotransferase family protein: protein MEDKREVALQAWCEAQTGVSQPTLEVVSGDASFRRYFRATNGQESLIAVDCPPEKEPMKPFLAVAQAYSEAGVTVPDVIAADLDQGFMLQSDFGQILLLSKLHPRNARQYYQQALAALPDIMSVRRTEQGELPAFDTALLERELSLFKDWLLRQHLNLDWHAGDDEIWNQFSQQMIENALQQPQVGVHRDFHSRNLMLLDDDRIGIIDFQDAVLGPVTYDAVSLLRDCYIEWPQELVNELSEGLRQQLIQSDCLAAQVGPQQWQHWFDWMGLQRHTKAAGIFARLAHRDRKPGYLQDVPRTLGYLQRVSANYSQLSNYNRWLRERIIPAWKDNL, encoded by the coding sequence TTGGAAGACAAACGAGAAGTGGCTCTGCAGGCTTGGTGTGAAGCCCAGACAGGTGTTTCACAGCCGACTTTAGAAGTTGTATCCGGTGATGCCAGTTTCCGTCGCTATTTTCGGGCAACAAATGGTCAGGAAAGCCTGATAGCGGTCGATTGCCCTCCCGAAAAAGAGCCAATGAAGCCTTTTCTAGCTGTTGCACAAGCGTATTCTGAAGCAGGGGTTACTGTGCCAGACGTTATTGCGGCAGATTTAGACCAGGGTTTTATGCTGCAATCCGATTTCGGCCAGATACTGTTGCTGAGTAAACTGCATCCGCGTAATGCCCGGCAATATTACCAGCAGGCACTCGCCGCGCTGCCTGACATTATGTCGGTACGCCGGACTGAGCAGGGCGAACTGCCGGCTTTCGATACCGCTTTGCTGGAACGCGAACTGTCGTTATTTAAAGACTGGTTATTGAGACAGCACCTGAATTTAGACTGGCATGCCGGGGACGATGAAATTTGGAACCAGTTTAGCCAGCAAATGATTGAGAACGCATTGCAGCAACCGCAGGTGGGAGTTCATCGCGACTTTCATTCACGCAACTTAATGCTGCTGGACGATGATCGTATCGGTATTATCGATTTTCAGGACGCGGTACTGGGGCCGGTGACCTATGATGCGGTGTCGTTGCTACGCGACTGCTATATTGAGTGGCCGCAAGAGTTGGTCAACGAATTGAGTGAAGGGTTAAGGCAACAACTGATTCAGTCTGACTGTTTAGCTGCGCAGGTTGGGCCGCAGCAGTGGCAACACTGGTTTGACTGGATGGGGCTGCAGCGTCACACCAAAGCCGCAGGTATCTTTGCCCGCTTGGCGCACCGGGATCGCAAGCCTGGCTATTTACAGGATGTGCCAAGAACTCTGGGTTATTTGCAGCGAGTAAGCGCTAACTACTCTCAGCTTTCAAACTATAACCGCTGGTTGCGTGAGCGCATTATCCCAGCCTGGAAGGACAACCTATGA
- a CDS encoding LPS-assembly protein LptD → MLQRFITSLMLLPFTGSALAALQNQDAPQNMTCTVAQSTVNTIAAVQLQKTDAGTIGVESRSAEILANEKAYFTGNVIIQRNGQWLSTSKATIDQQRGEILASDGITFNDGYLSVTGDSLSLDLNDDEAKLYNSDYRLRNHNARGHAELLSLSRQEVLLQDSSFTTCPGETPAWQLRAERIEINETSDFGEAWHARFELFDIPVLYLPYFNFPLSDARKTGLLYPTFDSSSNSGFEVEVPYYFNIAPNMDATIAPVYMSERGTMMKGEYRYLFEQNAGQFNLEYLGNDDTRIANKKRYLWHVQHSAQINQNLSFYLDATEISDDNYLNDFGSDFAGRADTHLYRVAQLDYENQNWTAQLRTEDYELIGDYRSPYRTLPQLSIDYNTGDFTGFSASLYNELTYFQNQDQGREYATRAHIEPSIQYRFEKPAFDTEAELSYLYTRYWQESPDSDITEEVSRTLPRVRVRARLHLERAIELDDSQYRQTLSPQIQYLYVPYENQQNIGIYDTSLLQDDYHGLFRSRRFSGLDRIAEANQITYGLSSSLFTQNEREVLRASIGQIYNINDSRTQLFASDEETTTSSNSEWVADINWAVDENWSIRSSIQYDTELNSTRKSQTAVEFRKDESNLIQVSHRTATNILNNDIEQVGTQAVWSASSRWQVASNVFYDLTHDRLNDAMVGVQYSSCCWALRVSAYRRINRDLEPAFSATQINGETQFDNGISIQFIISGLASDSSGLINMLEKSTYGYRRPFYLSN, encoded by the coding sequence TTGCTGCAACGGTTTATTACTTCGCTAATGCTACTGCCCTTTACGGGCAGCGCGCTAGCGGCTTTACAAAATCAAGACGCACCGCAAAACATGACTTGTACGGTGGCTCAGTCTACTGTCAATACGATTGCTGCCGTCCAGTTGCAGAAAACCGACGCCGGAACCATTGGCGTTGAGTCGCGTAGTGCAGAAATTCTCGCCAATGAAAAAGCGTATTTTACCGGTAACGTCATCATTCAGCGTAACGGACAATGGCTGTCAACTTCAAAAGCCACGATAGACCAGCAGCGAGGCGAAATTCTCGCCTCAGACGGCATTACTTTTAATGACGGTTACTTAAGCGTTACCGGTGATTCGTTATCGCTGGACTTAAACGACGACGAGGCCAAACTCTACAACAGTGATTACCGCCTGCGAAATCATAACGCACGCGGCCATGCAGAATTACTTTCGTTGTCCCGGCAGGAAGTTTTATTGCAAGACTCAAGCTTCACCACCTGCCCGGGCGAAACTCCCGCCTGGCAATTACGCGCAGAGCGCATTGAGATAAATGAAACCAGCGACTTCGGTGAAGCCTGGCATGCCCGGTTTGAGCTATTTGACATACCGGTACTCTACTTGCCTTATTTTAATTTTCCATTAAGTGACGCGCGTAAAACCGGTTTGCTCTACCCCACGTTTGACTCATCATCAAACAGTGGTTTTGAAGTAGAAGTACCTTACTACTTTAATATTGCGCCCAATATGGATGCAACAATAGCTCCTGTTTATATGTCTGAGCGCGGCACCATGATGAAAGGCGAGTACCGCTATTTGTTTGAGCAAAATGCAGGGCAGTTCAATTTAGAATATTTAGGCAATGACGACACCCGCATTGCAAATAAAAAACGCTACCTCTGGCACGTTCAGCATTCGGCACAAATAAACCAAAATTTGAGTTTTTATCTGGACGCGACCGAAATTAGTGACGACAACTATCTGAATGACTTTGGTAGTGACTTTGCAGGCCGGGCCGACACTCATTTATACCGTGTTGCTCAACTGGATTACGAGAACCAAAACTGGACCGCACAATTACGCACCGAAGACTACGAGCTTATTGGTGACTACCGCAGCCCTTACCGCACATTGCCGCAGCTTAGTATCGACTATAATACCGGCGACTTCACCGGCTTCAGCGCCAGCTTATACAACGAACTAACCTACTTCCAGAATCAGGATCAGGGGCGCGAATACGCGACCCGCGCGCACATAGAGCCGAGCATTCAGTACCGTTTTGAAAAACCGGCTTTTGACACAGAAGCCGAACTGTCTTACCTCTATACGCGCTATTGGCAAGAAAGCCCGGATAGCGATATTACTGAAGAAGTTTCACGGACACTGCCCCGCGTCCGGGTAAGAGCCCGTTTGCATCTGGAGCGAGCCATTGAACTGGACGACAGCCAATATCGCCAAACGCTATCACCACAAATTCAGTACTTGTACGTGCCCTATGAAAACCAACAGAACATCGGCATTTACGATACGTCGTTATTGCAGGACGATTACCACGGACTGTTCCGTAGCCGCCGCTTTTCGGGATTGGATCGTATCGCCGAGGCTAATCAGATAACTTACGGTCTCAGCAGCAGCTTATTCACTCAAAATGAACGCGAAGTGCTGCGAGCCAGTATTGGGCAAATTTACAATATTAATGACAGTCGCACACAATTGTTTGCCAGCGATGAAGAAACCACAACCTCCAGTAATAGCGAGTGGGTTGCCGACATTAACTGGGCCGTTGATGAGAACTGGTCAATACGCAGCTCAATTCAGTACGATACGGAACTTAACAGCACCCGTAAGAGTCAGACCGCGGTAGAGTTCCGTAAAGATGAATCAAATCTGATACAGGTCAGTCACCGCACGGCAACCAACATTCTGAACAACGATATTGAACAAGTTGGAACGCAGGCAGTTTGGTCGGCAAGTTCACGCTGGCAAGTCGCATCAAATGTCTTTTACGATCTCACACATGATCGTTTAAATGATGCTATGGTGGGCGTTCAATACAGCAGTTGTTGCTGGGCATTACGGGTTAGCGCATACAGACGCATAAACCGAGATCTTGAGCCCGCTTTTAGTGCGACTCAGATAAACGGCGAAACTCAATTTGACAATGGCATTAGTATACAATTTATTATCAGCGGTTTAGCTTCTGATAGCAGTGGTCTAATTAACATGCTTGAGAAAAGTACGTACGGTTACCGCCGTCCTTTTTATCTCAGTAACTAG
- the surA gene encoding peptidylprolyl isomerase SurA, with translation MKKIASFCSAAVLIASSFLLNNTVQAQQILDRVVVVVDDGVVLQSQIDQLIQQVKNGQNFNASNAPSDEVLETQAIERLVLQEIQLQMADRMGIEIDDNQLEQAINEIANNQDLTTAELRENMISSGMSWAAYRENIRNELVIQQVQRAAVQQRVSITPQEINNLVKLIDSNQEVQTEYRLGQILISADSNSSQAELEKAKERANTVLSLLDKGNDFSDLAVRSSSGSAALDGGDMGWMTVNSMPTLFAEAVDGKSVGDVVGPIRSGIGFHILKVQDKRGEQTVEVQEVKARHILIKPSVILSDNKAKEMLAQYRQQIASGEKTFEELAREHSSDPGSASRGGDLGWARPDKYAPEFKQKVENIEQGTISEPFSTQFGWHIVEVTDRRTLDATEENKQERAYQMLFSRKFREELDNWQQEIRDQAFIRRVAE, from the coding sequence ATGAAAAAAATTGCATCGTTTTGTTCAGCAGCTGTGCTGATTGCATCGTCTTTTTTGCTGAATAACACCGTTCAGGCTCAGCAAATTCTGGATCGCGTTGTCGTCGTAGTGGATGACGGCGTGGTACTGCAGAGCCAAATTGACCAACTTATCCAACAGGTTAAAAACGGTCAAAACTTCAACGCAAGTAATGCACCTTCAGACGAAGTTTTGGAAACTCAGGCTATAGAGCGCCTGGTTCTGCAGGAAATTCAGTTGCAAATGGCTGACCGTATGGGTATCGAAATTGACGACAATCAGTTAGAGCAAGCCATTAACGAAATTGCGAATAATCAAGACCTGACAACCGCTGAACTTCGTGAAAATATGATCAGCAGCGGTATGAGTTGGGCGGCCTACCGCGAAAATATTCGTAACGAACTGGTTATCCAGCAAGTTCAGCGCGCCGCCGTACAGCAACGCGTGTCTATTACGCCGCAAGAAATTAACAACCTGGTGAAACTAATAGACAGTAACCAGGAAGTTCAGACCGAGTACCGTTTGGGACAAATTCTGATTTCTGCTGACTCAAACTCCTCACAGGCTGAGCTAGAAAAAGCCAAAGAGCGTGCTAACACCGTTCTGAGCTTACTCGATAAAGGCAACGACTTTTCTGACCTGGCGGTACGTTCGTCTTCAGGTTCTGCCGCCCTTGACGGCGGCGACATGGGCTGGATGACCGTTAACAGTATGCCGACCTTATTTGCTGAAGCTGTAGATGGGAAGTCTGTAGGTGACGTTGTTGGCCCAATCCGCAGCGGTATCGGCTTTCATATTTTGAAAGTACAGGACAAGCGCGGAGAGCAGACTGTCGAAGTTCAGGAAGTTAAAGCACGTCACATTCTGATCAAGCCTTCCGTTATTTTGTCGGACAACAAAGCAAAAGAAATGCTGGCTCAGTATCGTCAGCAAATAGCAAGTGGTGAGAAGACCTTTGAAGAACTGGCGCGCGAGCACTCGTCTGACCCCGGTTCAGCTTCTCGCGGTGGCGATTTAGGCTGGGCTCGTCCTGATAAATATGCGCCGGAGTTCAAGCAAAAAGTAGAAAACATTGAACAAGGCACAATAAGTGAACCGTTCAGCACACAGTTTGGCTGGCACATTGTTGAAGTGACCGATCGCAGAACGCTGGATGCAACCGAAGAAAATAAGCAAGAACGCGCATATCAAATGCTGTTTAGCCGTAAGTTCCGGGAAGAGCTCGATAACTGGCAGCAAGAAATTCGCGACCAAGCCTTTATCAGAAGAGTTGCTGAGTGA
- the pdxA gene encoding 4-hydroxythreonine-4-phosphate dehydrogenase PdxA gives MSIPTLVFTPGEPAGIGPDLIIKIAQQPWLAAVVVCADKNLLKQRAEQLGLPITLHKYKKGEELPQHEPGHLWVEHIPVCDEVTPGELCTANGHYVVDCLKRASDGNLSGEFDAIVTGPVHKGVINQAGVAFSGHTEFLAHEANCNDVVMMLATEGLRVALVTTHIPLAYVAKAVTAERLTNIITILHNDLTKKFGESSPKILVCGLNPHAGESGHLGREEIEIITPALEQLKQQGMNLHGPYPADTIFQPKYLEDASAVVAMYHDQGLPVLKYKGFGQAVNITLGLPYIRTSVDHGTALELAGSGKINDGSCRLAMQTAIDMARAAYYE, from the coding sequence GTGAGTATACCAACCCTTGTATTCACACCGGGTGAGCCGGCAGGTATTGGCCCGGATTTGATTATAAAAATAGCACAGCAGCCCTGGTTGGCTGCTGTCGTTGTCTGTGCAGATAAGAATTTATTAAAACAACGTGCTGAGCAACTAGGTCTTCCTATTACTTTGCACAAGTACAAAAAGGGTGAAGAGCTACCGCAACATGAACCAGGCCACCTTTGGGTAGAGCATATTCCGGTGTGTGACGAAGTGACTCCGGGCGAATTATGCACTGCCAATGGTCATTATGTCGTTGATTGCCTGAAAAGAGCCTCTGACGGTAATCTTTCAGGCGAGTTTGATGCCATTGTTACAGGGCCTGTACATAAGGGTGTGATTAATCAAGCCGGCGTGGCGTTCTCAGGACATACTGAATTTTTAGCCCATGAAGCGAACTGCAACGATGTGGTTATGATGCTAGCCACAGAAGGCCTGCGCGTGGCTCTGGTCACGACTCATATTCCGCTGGCGTACGTGGCAAAAGCCGTTACCGCCGAGCGTCTGACAAACATTATTACCATACTGCATAACGACCTGACCAAGAAGTTCGGCGAGTCATCGCCCAAAATATTGGTTTGCGGATTAAACCCTCATGCGGGCGAATCGGGTCATTTAGGCCGGGAAGAGATAGAGATTATTACTCCTGCTCTGGAACAACTTAAACAGCAGGGCATGAACTTGCACGGCCCGTACCCCGCAGATACCATTTTTCAGCCAAAGTACCTTGAAGATGCCAGTGCGGTGGTTGCTATGTATCACGATCAGGGCCTTCCGGTATTAAAATATAAAGGTTTCGGTCAGGCGGTAAACATTACACTCGGGTTACCTTATATCCGAACCTCTGTTGATCATGGTACAGCGCTTGAGTTGGCCGGATCTGGCAAGATTAACGACGGTAGTTGCCGCCTGGCAATGCAAACCGCTATAGATATGGCAAGAGCAGCGTATTATGAATAA
- the rsmA gene encoding 16S rRNA (adenine(1518)-N(6)/adenine(1519)-N(6))-dimethyltransferase RsmA has protein sequence MNKNQGGSKHQSGSKTHLGHRARKRFGQNFLNDEYIIEQIVDAINPQPGENLIEIGPGLAALTEPTVDRSGHLKVIEIDRDLVERLQHHPFLSPKLEVIQADALSIDFSQFAEESPARVFGNLPYNISTPLIFHLLKFAADVKDMHFMLQKEVVDRLAAEPGSKSYGRISVGVQQACKVTPVVAVPPSAFTPPPKVESSVVRLEPYAESPHPVKDKAQLHSLCLTAFNQRRKTIRNNLKQLVPAEQLEALGIDPGARPETLSVDDYCRISDWLTEHSLTKHAEKNDSQ, from the coding sequence ATGAATAAAAACCAAGGTGGGAGTAAGCACCAAAGCGGAAGTAAAACCCACTTGGGTCACCGGGCGCGTAAACGGTTTGGCCAAAACTTCCTGAATGACGAATACATTATTGAGCAAATTGTTGATGCTATTAACCCTCAACCGGGTGAAAACCTGATTGAAATTGGCCCGGGGTTAGCGGCATTAACTGAACCGACAGTAGATCGCAGTGGTCATTTAAAAGTTATCGAAATAGACCGTGACCTGGTTGAACGACTGCAGCATCACCCTTTTTTAAGTCCAAAACTGGAAGTGATTCAAGCTGACGCGTTAAGCATCGACTTTAGCCAGTTTGCCGAAGAGAGTCCGGCAAGGGTGTTCGGCAACCTGCCCTATAACATTTCTACGCCACTCATTTTTCATCTGTTAAAGTTTGCCGCCGATGTAAAAGACATGCACTTTATGCTGCAAAAAGAAGTGGTTGATCGCTTGGCAGCAGAGCCCGGCTCAAAGAGTTACGGCCGAATCAGCGTTGGCGTGCAACAAGCCTGCAAGGTCACTCCCGTGGTTGCAGTTCCGCCATCGGCGTTTACGCCGCCGCCGAAGGTAGAGTCGTCAGTAGTTCGGTTAGAACCCTACGCCGAAAGCCCTCATCCAGTTAAAGATAAAGCGCAACTTCATAGCTTATGTTTGACAGCCTTTAATCAACGCCGTAAAACAATAAGAAACAACCTTAAACAGTTGGTTCCTGCAGAGCAGCTCGAAGCCCTTGGCATTGACCCGGGCGCAAGACCGGAGACACTCTCTGTAGACGATTACTGCAGGATATCCGACTGGCTCACTGAACACTCGCTCACAAAACACGCGGAAAAGAATGACAGTCAGTAA
- the apaG gene encoding Co2+/Mg2+ efflux protein ApaG, with protein MTVSNITVEVKTQYLAAQSSPDDGQYVFSYTITITNESSQVVQLLAREWRITDADNKITRVAGDGVVGQQPKLAAGESFSYTSGTVLATPIGTMEGHYLMIDEHGSQFKAPIPSFRLAIPNIIH; from the coding sequence ATGACAGTCAGTAACATTACAGTAGAGGTTAAAACACAATATTTAGCGGCGCAGTCAAGCCCTGATGACGGACAATATGTGTTTTCTTACACCATCACCATAACCAATGAGTCCAGCCAGGTAGTGCAGCTACTTGCCCGCGAATGGCGCATTACCGATGCCGACAATAAGATTACCCGGGTGGCCGGTGATGGCGTTGTAGGACAACAGCCTAAGCTCGCTGCCGGTGAATCGTTCAGTTATACCAGCGGCACCGTTCTGGCTACGCCTATTGGCACTATGGAAGGCCATTACCTGATGATAGATGAACACGGCTCGCAGTTTAAAGCGCCGATTCCATCGTTCCGTCTGGCCATCCCTAATATTATTCATTAA
- a CDS encoding symmetrical bis(5'-nucleosyl)-tetraphosphatase produces the protein MNNYVVGDIQGCFRELEALLTQVSFNPADDSLWCVGDIVARGPDSRDALRFFYENSNSVHTVLGNHDLNLMAVLLGYRQPNPKDKLNALLEDSDRYDWLEWLRHQPLMHQLSGLNTVIAHAGIYPWWTIEQASQCAQEVTKTLTGNEFENFMQQLFGNSPIKWDSSLQGFDRYRFIVNAFTRMRYCNAKGELDLSQKDNPYERSSQDSYMPWFNFWPESDNRVLFGHWAALMGETRREDVIALDTGCVWSQYMTLYSVENKTFFHEPALTGK, from the coding sequence ATGAACAATTACGTTGTCGGTGATATTCAGGGCTGCTTCCGCGAACTTGAAGCTCTGCTTACCCAGGTTAGCTTTAACCCTGCAGACGACTCTTTATGGTGTGTCGGTGATATTGTCGCGCGTGGCCCCGACTCGCGCGATGCGTTACGCTTTTTCTACGAAAACAGTAACTCAGTACACACCGTATTAGGTAATCACGATTTAAACTTAATGGCAGTGTTGCTGGGTTACCGGCAGCCTAACCCAAAAGACAAACTCAATGCGCTATTAGAAGACAGTGACCGCTATGACTGGTTAGAGTGGCTTCGCCACCAACCCTTGATGCATCAATTAAGCGGGCTGAATACAGTAATAGCTCACGCCGGTATTTACCCATGGTGGACAATCGAGCAAGCCAGCCAATGCGCGCAGGAAGTCACAAAAACTCTTACTGGCAATGAGTTTGAAAACTTTATGCAGCAATTATTTGGCAACTCCCCGATAAAATGGGACTCAAGTCTGCAAGGTTTTGACCGATACCGTTTTATAGTGAACGCGTTTACCCGAATGCGTTACTGTAACGCGAAAGGTGAACTGGATTTGTCTCAAAAAGATAATCCATATGAACGCTCGTCGCAGGATTCGTATATGCCATGGTTTAACTTTTGGCCAGAATCCGATAATCGAGTATTATTCGGGCATTGGGCTGCGCTAATGGGCGAGACCCGGCGCGAGGATGTGATAGCGCTGGATACTGGCTGTGTCTGGAGCCAGTACATGACGTTATATAGCGTTGAGAATAAAACCTTCTTTCACGAACCGGCTTTAACCGGAAAGTGA
- a CDS encoding methyl-accepting chemotaxis protein, whose amino-acid sequence MKITVAMRVIGGFAIITLLLLIISLSSLFNINSIGSSVDKLNDEAVPALNQVSAIKVDILELGTVQLETFYDETLEQVEAHKKEFDESNELLFSSLEKLKELIQGNGQSGQINELEKDARQYISLIERLFNQHSEYLELQNVTASQLDEIAFNIDDAAIMLLDTMDASNNEVISREASNIESSLSSLITLMYDLNKANKLDSAQIIRSEIDININSIRPRLKALDNEATGGSAAMVDDAIAKVRDALDSLQGSGSYPDNVIRRQQLRVDSKDSLDKSEIQLNKLMSETDRLQAAVRGIADNTRVSVTDSISTSSWLNSIITIISIALAVLISWYTVRSISRPLSRVNHMLNIMADGNLTERVDYNAQDEFGELASNTNKLTGNLRKLIEGIANRATQLATAAEQSSNVSDETTNSIDEQRRQIEQVATATQEMNSTASEMADGADQALSEIQHSDDEAKRVRQISDKNRATIESLAKEIKGASEVIDQLSENSKNIGGILDVIRGIADQTNLLALNAAIEAARAGEQGRGFAVVADEVRTLASRTQESTEEIQDMIESLQNDSQRAVTVMNKGREQAELSVQQSDEAAQALQSITESVHQASDSSNHIANAAKEQSSTAHDISERLESIVSIAEQTASGSKQTAQASNEVAKLADELQDSIKSFRV is encoded by the coding sequence ATGAAAATTACTGTTGCCATGCGAGTTATCGGTGGTTTTGCCATCATTACTTTGCTGTTACTCATCATTAGCTTAAGCTCGTTGTTTAATATCAACAGCATAGGTTCATCGGTTGATAAACTCAACGATGAAGCGGTACCGGCACTGAATCAAGTCTCGGCTATAAAAGTTGATATTCTCGAGCTGGGTACAGTTCAGTTAGAAACATTTTACGACGAAACTTTAGAGCAGGTTGAGGCTCACAAAAAAGAGTTCGACGAATCTAACGAGCTGCTTTTCTCCTCTCTTGAGAAACTCAAGGAGCTTATTCAGGGTAACGGTCAGAGCGGCCAGATTAACGAGCTGGAGAAAGACGCGCGCCAGTACATTAGTCTGATAGAGCGCCTCTTTAATCAGCACAGCGAATACTTGGAATTGCAAAATGTTACGGCTTCGCAGTTGGATGAAATTGCATTCAATATCGATGATGCTGCTATCATGCTGCTGGATACGATGGACGCCTCTAACAACGAAGTGATCTCCCGTGAAGCCAGTAATATCGAATCGTCACTGTCCAGTCTCATCACTTTAATGTATGACCTGAACAAAGCGAATAAATTAGACAGTGCTCAAATCATTCGCAGCGAAATCGATATTAACATTAACAGTATCCGCCCTCGCCTTAAAGCTTTAGACAACGAAGCAACAGGTGGCTCAGCAGCCATGGTCGATGATGCAATTGCAAAAGTTCGCGATGCGCTCGATAGCCTTCAGGGTTCAGGCTCCTATCCGGATAATGTCATTCGCCGCCAACAGCTTCGTGTGGACTCAAAAGACTCCCTGGATAAATCAGAAATTCAACTGAATAAACTGATGTCTGAGACTGATCGTCTGCAAGCTGCGGTTCGTGGAATAGCAGACAACACTCGTGTTTCAGTAACAGACTCTATTTCTACCAGTAGCTGGCTCAATAGCATCATCACCATTATTTCTATTGCTCTGGCTGTGCTTATTTCATGGTACACGGTACGTAGTATCAGCCGTCCATTGTCACGCGTTAACCACATGCTGAACATTATGGCGGATGGTAACTTAACCGAGCGTGTTGACTATAACGCTCAGGACGAATTTGGCGAGCTCGCCTCAAACACCAATAAATTGACCGGTAATTTACGTAAGCTGATTGAAGGTATTGCAAACCGAGCAACTCAGTTAGCTACAGCCGCTGAGCAGTCGTCCAACGTGTCCGACGAAACAACTAACTCCATTGACGAACAACGTCGTCAAATTGAGCAGGTTGCCACGGCAACCCAGGAGATGAACAGTACTGCCAGCGAAATGGCAGACGGTGCAGACCAAGCCTTAAGCGAAATTCAGCACTCAGATGATGAAGCAAAACGCGTTCGTCAAATTTCAGACAAGAACCGTGCGACTATCGAAAGCCTGGCAAAAGAAATTAAGGGCGCATCAGAAGTTATCGATCAGCTGTCAGAAAACAGTAAAAACATTGGTGGTATTCTGGATGTTATTCGCGGTATCGCCGACCAGACTAACTTGCTTGCACTAAACGCAGCCATTGAAGCGGCTCGCGCCGGTGAGCAAGGCCGAGGATTTGCGGTTGTCGCAGATGAGGTTCGTACTCTGGCCAGTCGCACTCAAGAGTCTACTGAAGAAATTCAGGACATGATTGAGAGCCTGCAGAATGACTCTCAGCGAGCAGTTACCGTAATGAACAAAGGCCGCGAGCAAGCTGAACTCAGTGTGCAGCAGTCCGATGAGGCAGCTCAGGCCCTTCAATCTATTACTGAGTCAGTGCATCAGGCATCTGACAGCAGTAATCATATTGCCAATGCGGCGAAAGAGCAAAGCAGTACAGCGCACGACATCAGTGAACGTCTCGAGTCTATTGTTTCCATTGCCGAACAAACAGCCTCTGGTTCCAAACAAACGGCTCAGGCCTCTAACGAAGTCGCGAAGCTGGCCGATGAACTTCAGGACTCAATTAAGAGCTTCAGAGTCTAA